CGCTTGGCGAACCTGAGTGATCGAGGCTGGCCTGTGAAAATGTCATTGTCTCGGCGGCAACCGCTTCAAGCCGTTCCTGCGCCACGATTTCAAGCGACAGAGACAGACCCTTCGCCGCCTCCGCAAGGCCGGCCTCGTCGGCCTTTAGCGGCGCAGTCGCCAGATAGTCAACCGTGACGCCAAAAGCACGCTCCGCCGCCCGCACAGCCGCAATGATCGCGTCCGAGGCGGCACCTTTGCGGCAGCCTATGCCAGCCACGGTCACCATGGCTTGACCCAGCTCCATTGTGTCACCGGCATAGCCGGACGCCAGCCGGACATGGAACCGACAGCAGCAGCCCGCGAGACCTCCAG
This window of the Agrobacterium fabrum str. C58 genome carries:
- a CDS encoding cobalamin biosynthesis protein — protein: MVTVAGIGCRKGAASDAIIAAVRAAERAFGVTVDYLATAPLKADEAGLAEAAKGLSLSLEIVAQERLEAVAAETMTFSQASLDHSGSPSVSEAAALAAAGAGARLVAPRLVVGDVTVAIAMTSDAPHGSRSAIEYGEQE